From a region of the Haloferax volcanii DS2 genome:
- a CDS encoding bacterio-opsin activator domain-containing protein — MVTERSARESPEQRAAEQVVLVVDDDEDLADTCRYWLDGERFAVETAYGGEEALHRLDDTVDVVLLDRRMPNVTGDDVLEEIRERGLDCRVAMMTAVEPDTDIVEMPFDAYLVKPVSESEVKETVEELLVRSGFESGVREYFALESTEAALDSRDVEELREPEALSDLRSRLEAVRAEHEAAIRNREAQLDRLNRTNELLRDVDRALIDARTRDEIEQTVCDVVADAHEAAVVLRRTAAGTLRCTAAAGHGLDPAGVDLDFVDEAFGVDGAAEDGFVFEDIPGAHRAAVLGDDADDLDAVSALCVSIDYRETMYGALVVYDETDGFDDESAGLFSDLGATVGNGINATQSKRLLNGDSVVELEFQVGRDAGVLARLSAALDCQLSLDGVTRLDDGLACFISVAGASGCDAVAAAIDAVDVSQARVVADGDEESVVELRTDAEAVLSTAIDHGASVERLTLSEGSGTLTLHVAADADHGALVEAVTTAAAGVSVVAKREVERSVQSADSFRRALDSKLTDRQRTVLETSLVSGYFEWPRGSTAEEVADSLGISPPTLHEHLRTAERKLIETYFDELNQAPADD; from the coding sequence ATGGTCACCGAACGCTCGGCGCGCGAGAGCCCCGAACAGCGGGCCGCCGAGCAGGTCGTTCTCGTGGTCGACGACGACGAGGACCTCGCAGACACCTGCCGGTACTGGCTCGACGGCGAGCGGTTCGCCGTCGAGACCGCCTACGGCGGTGAAGAAGCCCTCCACCGACTCGACGACACCGTCGACGTGGTCCTCCTCGACCGCCGGATGCCGAACGTCACGGGCGACGACGTGCTCGAAGAGATTCGCGAGCGCGGCCTCGACTGCCGCGTGGCGATGATGACCGCGGTCGAGCCGGACACCGACATCGTCGAGATGCCGTTCGACGCCTACCTCGTCAAGCCCGTCTCGGAGTCGGAGGTCAAAGAGACGGTCGAAGAGCTGCTCGTTCGGTCGGGGTTCGAGTCCGGGGTCCGCGAGTACTTCGCGCTCGAATCCACCGAGGCGGCGCTCGACAGCCGCGACGTAGAGGAGCTTCGCGAGCCGGAGGCGCTTTCGGACCTCCGCAGTCGCTTGGAGGCGGTGCGGGCCGAACACGAGGCGGCGATTCGAAACCGCGAGGCGCAGCTCGACCGCCTGAACCGAACGAACGAACTGCTCCGCGACGTCGACCGGGCGCTCATCGACGCGCGGACCCGCGACGAAATCGAACAGACCGTCTGCGACGTGGTCGCGGACGCGCACGAGGCCGCCGTCGTCCTCAGGCGCACCGCCGCCGGCACGCTGCGGTGTACCGCGGCGGCGGGCCACGGTCTCGACCCCGCGGGCGTCGACCTCGACTTCGTCGACGAGGCGTTCGGCGTCGACGGGGCGGCCGAAGACGGCTTCGTCTTCGAGGATATCCCCGGGGCGCACCGCGCGGCCGTACTCGGCGACGACGCCGACGACCTCGACGCGGTCTCGGCGCTCTGTGTTTCCATCGACTACCGCGAGACGATGTACGGCGCGCTCGTCGTCTACGACGAGACCGACGGCTTCGACGACGAGTCCGCGGGGCTGTTTTCCGACCTCGGGGCGACCGTCGGCAACGGCATCAACGCGACCCAGAGCAAGCGGCTTCTCAACGGCGACAGCGTCGTCGAACTGGAGTTTCAGGTCGGCCGCGACGCCGGCGTGCTCGCCCGCCTCTCGGCGGCGCTCGACTGCCAACTCTCGCTCGACGGCGTGACCCGCCTCGACGACGGTCTCGCTTGCTTCATCAGCGTCGCCGGCGCGTCGGGGTGCGACGCGGTCGCGGCCGCTATCGATGCCGTCGACGTCTCGCAGGCCCGCGTCGTCGCCGACGGCGACGAGGAGTCCGTCGTCGAACTCCGCACCGACGCCGAGGCGGTGCTGTCGACCGCCATCGACCACGGCGCGAGCGTGGAGCGGTTGACGCTTTCCGAGGGGAGCGGCACCCTCACGCTCCACGTCGCGGCCGACGCCGACCACGGCGCGCTCGTGGAGGCGGTGACGACGGCCGCGGCCGGCGTCTCGGTCGTCGCAAAGCGCGAGGTGGAGCGCTCCGTCCAGTCGGCCGACTCCTTCCGGCGGGCGCTCGACTCGAAGCTGACCGACCGGCAGCGGACGGTCCTCGAAACGTCGCTCGTCTCCGGCTACTTCGAGTGGCCCCGGGGGAGCACGGCCGAGGAGGTCGCCGACTCGCTCGGTATCTCGCCGCCCACGCTCCACGAGCACCTCCGGACGGCGGAACGAAAGCTCATCGAGACGTATTTCGACGAGCTAAATCAAGCGCCGGCGGACGACTGA
- a CDS encoding DUF7512 family protein, protein MFGIETLGGNAQAAALVGVVLVEAMVLYVGYGALTAALGPTVRKAIGGE, encoded by the coding sequence ATGTTCGGAATCGAGACGTTGGGCGGGAACGCACAGGCCGCCGCGCTCGTCGGCGTCGTCCTCGTCGAGGCGATGGTGCTGTACGTCGGGTACGGCGCGCTGACCGCCGCACTCGGACCGACCGTTCGGAAGGCCATCGGTGGTGAGTGA
- a CDS encoding helix-turn-helix domain-containing protein produces MVEYLQSDMECEGLLECLHGLKQLDRRCFEVLVETDDRLTVDEVAEAVERERSTAYRSIQRLLQAGLIQKQQVNYEHGGYYHVYHPTDPNEVADDMQRMLNDWYAQMGTLIQEFRDKYDEKIVPAE; encoded by the coding sequence ATGGTCGAATACCTGCAATCGGACATGGAGTGTGAGGGACTCCTCGAATGTCTCCACGGACTGAAGCAACTCGACCGACGGTGTTTTGAGGTGCTCGTCGAGACCGACGACCGCCTGACCGTCGACGAGGTCGCCGAAGCGGTCGAACGGGAGCGTTCGACCGCCTACCGCTCTATCCAGCGCCTGTTGCAGGCGGGCCTCATCCAGAAACAACAGGTGAACTACGAACACGGCGGCTACTACCACGTCTACCACCCGACCGACCCCAACGAGGTCGCGGACGATATGCAGCGGATGCTCAACGACTGGTACGCCCAGATGGGCACGCTCATTCAGGAGTTCCGCGACAAGTACGACGAGAAAATCGTCCCCGCGGAGTAG
- a CDS encoding DUF7511 domain-containing protein yields the protein MSELPASQNSVAGTADRAGADTTGDRFLHSVVVSYRGSPDQVTVYPRRDSCCDRMDAWLTADADAFVSLDEMC from the coding sequence ATGTCCGAACTGCCCGCATCTCAGAACTCGGTTGCAGGGACCGCTGACCGCGCCGGCGCGGATACCACCGGAGACCGCTTCCTCCATAGTGTCGTCGTCTCCTATCGAGGGAGCCCGGACCAGGTCACCGTCTACCCCCGACGCGATAGCTGCTGCGACCGGATGGATGCGTGGTTGACCGCCGACGCCGACGCGTTCGTCTCGCTCGACGAGATGTGCTGA
- a CDS encoding DUF7835 family putative zinc beta-ribbon protein produces MSKSKSSPRNNEFVEECPSCESRTPHDVSIEIKTESRKRENRQFSREPYRVTRCTRCGNTQSQRMNDA; encoded by the coding sequence ATGTCGAAGAGTAAAAGCAGTCCCCGAAACAACGAGTTCGTCGAAGAGTGCCCGTCGTGTGAGTCGCGGACGCCGCACGACGTCTCCATCGAAATCAAGACGGAGAGTCGGAAGCGAGAGAACCGTCAGTTCTCTCGCGAGCCGTACCGCGTCACGCGCTGTACGCGCTGTGGCAACACGCAGTCGCAGCGCATGAACGACGCGTGA
- a CDS encoding DNA mismatch repair protein: MRLEDYWGVGPKTSDRLESALGREGAVAAIESADVRALVDAGVTRGRAVRILRRADGQAGIDALATRDARNVYDDLLSLASDRGLTEHAADRIRVLTPLPTVEARRDRLDRILAAREAWADLDDDARDAIEATFREYDVAGETERAAVRAALELREAGLRGEPFDALAEADPDALRDALGALGYVDNDGSVAAGADDRLDSLRSRLDTAKELQSGSFDVLETVQSRGVRSLDDFRAAFVQYVAQETDLSRGEIEAVAAEDARDATDFVSASLRALVEDLEADVAAREETVAEELRDRIWAARDDVDLAVEAVDEVALSLSLARFADEYDLTPPDIAETGLAVCGARNLFIDDPQPVSYAVGDHELACASGPTPPVGDRVSVLTGANSGGKTTLLETLSQVAILASMGLPVPAESAVVGRFDSVVFHRRHASFNAGVLESTIKSIVPPLSGDGRTLMLVDEFEAITEPGRAADLLNGLVNLTVERDAFGVYVTHLADELSPLPPEARIDGIFAEGLTDELELRVDYQPRFGTVGKSTPEFIVSRLVANARDRAERAGFEALAAAVGEEAVQKTLSDAEFVD, translated from the coding sequence ATGCGACTCGAAGACTACTGGGGCGTCGGCCCGAAGACCTCGGACCGACTGGAATCGGCGCTCGGCAGGGAGGGGGCGGTCGCCGCCATCGAGTCGGCCGACGTGCGGGCGCTCGTCGACGCCGGCGTCACCCGCGGGCGGGCGGTTCGCATCCTCCGCCGCGCCGACGGGCAGGCCGGCATCGACGCGCTGGCGACCCGCGACGCCCGCAACGTGTACGACGACCTGCTGTCGCTGGCGAGCGACCGCGGGCTGACCGAACACGCCGCCGACCGCATCCGCGTGTTGACGCCGCTGCCGACCGTCGAGGCCCGGCGCGACCGCCTCGACCGCATCCTCGCGGCGCGGGAGGCGTGGGCCGACCTCGACGACGACGCCCGCGACGCCATCGAGGCGACGTTCCGCGAGTACGACGTGGCCGGCGAGACCGAGCGCGCCGCCGTTCGCGCGGCGCTCGAACTCCGCGAGGCCGGACTCCGCGGCGAGCCGTTCGACGCGCTGGCGGAAGCCGACCCCGACGCCCTCCGCGATGCGCTCGGGGCGCTCGGCTACGTCGACAACGACGGCTCGGTCGCCGCGGGTGCCGACGACCGCCTCGACAGCCTGCGGAGCAGACTCGACACCGCGAAGGAACTCCAATCCGGCTCGTTCGACGTGCTCGAAACCGTCCAGTCGCGGGGCGTCCGCTCGCTGGACGACTTCCGCGCCGCGTTCGTCCAGTACGTCGCACAGGAGACCGACCTCTCGCGCGGCGAGATCGAGGCGGTCGCCGCCGAGGACGCCCGCGACGCGACCGACTTCGTGAGCGCGTCGCTCCGGGCGCTCGTCGAGGACCTCGAAGCCGACGTCGCCGCGCGCGAAGAGACCGTCGCGGAGGAGCTACGCGACCGCATCTGGGCCGCCCGCGACGACGTGGACCTCGCGGTCGAGGCCGTCGACGAGGTCGCGCTGTCGCTGTCGCTCGCGCGGTTCGCGGACGAGTACGACCTGACGCCGCCGGACATCGCCGAGACGGGGCTGGCGGTCTGCGGCGCGCGCAACCTCTTTATCGACGACCCACAGCCGGTCTCCTACGCCGTCGGTGACCACGAACTCGCGTGCGCGTCGGGGCCGACGCCGCCGGTCGGTGACCGCGTGTCGGTCCTCACGGGGGCCAACAGCGGCGGGAAGACGACGCTCTTGGAGACGCTCTCGCAGGTCGCCATCCTCGCGTCGATGGGGCTTCCCGTCCCCGCGGAGTCGGCGGTCGTCGGCCGGTTCGACTCGGTCGTGTTCCACCGCCGGCACGCGAGCTTCAACGCGGGCGTGCTCGAATCGACGATCAAGTCCATCGTCCCGCCGCTGTCGGGCGACGGCCGGACGCTGATGCTCGTCGACGAGTTCGAGGCCATCACCGAGCCGGGGCGCGCGGCCGACCTGCTCAACGGCCTCGTGAACCTCACCGTCGAGCGCGACGCCTTCGGCGTCTACGTCACGCACCTCGCGGACGAACTGAGCCCGCTGCCGCCGGAGGCGCGCATCGACGGCATCTTCGCCGAGGGGCTGACCGACGAGTTGGAACTGCGCGTGGACTACCAGCCGCGGTTCGGGACGGTCGGCAAGTCCACGCCGGAGTTTATCGTCTCGCGGCTGGTGGCGAACGCCCGCGACCGCGCCGAGCGCGCCGGCTTCGAGGCGCTGGCGGCGGCTGTGGGCGAAGAAGCGGTACAGAAAACGCTGTCCGACGCCGAGTTCGTCGACTGA
- a CDS encoding ATP-dependent DNA helicase, with protein sequence MAVATGPQSVTWQEVFGHPEAYPEQADGIETAIQTARDDGFAVVEGACGTGKTMLALTAGIDLVRDPDSDYERVFVLTSVKQQLRQFEADLRTINENLPTDWTPVSGLTLVGKSDVCPYSREGCGGIDDATVYDRCEALRDRTRGLVGDGGRTSAEALAKDAREQQTGLLDTGSTAAGPDYLETAGDPTPYPTSMPEYEDVEYCPFYANFLADLPEDGDPIEAVPFDFDDKGLIGTEDLVSLAAGAGSCPHSVMGALLPHVEVVVGNYYHAFDPTTVGTFTGALVDDSTFVICDEAHMLEPRVRDLVSVGVGDRTLRDAESEFTRVIQPVKFDDAGKSTVDADLVRGELQEADVTLRELEETRDFIRDLREELDRRVTAHLDREYGGWRADPTELDDEELPLRDPEEPGVDELTEWAEERGHDEGTWVRAEATGSAVARILDSVEEDDKRRAAPAAGRALSTWAYADHEKHFREIELERTWDEMEPPESWRRAYNARLSVHNCVPGEAIAERLGDFGGGVLMSATLEPIDVFRRVTGLDALADDGRPVAERTFGLGFPESNRASFAVDVPKFTHSNRGPPGEENETRLAYTDAAVEVCERSPGNVLVGMPNYAEAEWMAGALEARVDKPVLLDESSDDGATERLKRDFFGGEGKVLVTSLRGTLTEGVDYSGDKLSAAVVCGVPLINTSSPRTRAVKTAYDREFGDGFETALTVPAVRKARQAIGRVIRGTDEVGVRVFVDARYARDSWNGVRDYLPAQEREEFRPVSPDMLGFGLDQFWSSAE encoded by the coding sequence ATGGCCGTCGCAACTGGACCACAGAGCGTGACCTGGCAGGAGGTGTTCGGCCACCCGGAGGCGTACCCGGAGCAGGCCGACGGAATCGAAACCGCGATACAGACCGCCCGAGACGACGGGTTCGCCGTCGTTGAGGGCGCGTGCGGGACCGGCAAGACGATGCTCGCGCTCACCGCCGGCATCGACCTCGTCCGCGACCCCGACTCCGACTACGAGCGCGTCTTCGTCCTCACGAGCGTCAAGCAACAGCTCCGGCAGTTCGAGGCCGACCTCCGAACCATCAACGAGAACCTCCCGACCGACTGGACGCCCGTCTCGGGGCTCACGCTCGTCGGCAAGTCCGACGTGTGTCCTTACAGCCGCGAGGGCTGCGGCGGCATCGACGACGCGACCGTCTACGACCGCTGTGAAGCCCTCCGCGACCGGACCCGCGGGCTCGTCGGCGACGGCGGCCGGACCAGCGCCGAGGCGCTCGCCAAAGACGCTCGCGAGCAACAGACCGGCCTCCTCGACACCGGCTCGACGGCCGCGGGCCCGGACTACCTCGAAACCGCGGGCGACCCGACGCCGTACCCGACATCGATGCCGGAGTACGAGGACGTGGAGTACTGCCCCTTTTACGCGAACTTCCTCGCTGACCTCCCCGAGGACGGCGACCCAATCGAGGCCGTCCCCTTCGACTTCGACGACAAGGGACTCATCGGGACCGAAGACCTCGTCTCGCTGGCCGCGGGCGCGGGGTCGTGTCCGCACTCCGTGATGGGCGCGCTGTTGCCCCACGTCGAGGTCGTCGTCGGCAACTACTACCACGCGTTCGACCCGACGACCGTCGGCACGTTCACCGGCGCGCTCGTCGACGACTCGACGTTCGTCATCTGCGACGAGGCGCACATGCTCGAACCCCGCGTCCGCGACCTCGTCTCCGTCGGCGTCGGCGACCGGACGCTCCGCGACGCCGAAAGCGAGTTCACGCGCGTCATCCAGCCCGTGAAGTTCGACGACGCCGGCAAGTCCACCGTCGACGCCGACCTCGTCCGCGGGGAGCTTCAGGAGGCCGACGTGACGCTCCGCGAACTGGAGGAGACCCGCGACTTCATCCGCGACCTCCGCGAGGAGCTCGACCGGCGCGTGACCGCCCATCTCGACCGCGAGTACGGCGGCTGGCGCGCCGACCCGACCGAACTCGACGACGAGGAACTCCCGCTGCGCGACCCCGAGGAGCCCGGCGTCGACGAACTCACCGAGTGGGCCGAGGAGCGCGGCCACGACGAGGGAACGTGGGTCCGCGCCGAGGCGACCGGCTCGGCGGTCGCCCGCATCCTCGACTCGGTCGAAGAGGACGACAAGCGCCGGGCCGCCCCCGCGGCGGGGCGGGCGCTTTCGACGTGGGCCTACGCCGACCACGAGAAGCACTTCCGCGAAATCGAACTCGAACGGACGTGGGACGAGATGGAGCCGCCGGAGTCGTGGCGGCGCGCGTACAACGCCCGGCTGTCGGTCCACAACTGCGTCCCCGGCGAGGCCATCGCGGAGCGCCTCGGCGACTTCGGCGGCGGCGTCCTCATGAGCGCGACGCTCGAACCCATCGACGTGTTCCGGCGCGTGACCGGCCTCGACGCCCTCGCCGACGACGGCCGCCCGGTGGCCGAGCGGACGTTCGGCCTCGGCTTCCCCGAGTCGAACCGCGCGAGCTTCGCCGTCGACGTGCCGAAGTTCACCCACAGCAACCGCGGGCCGCCCGGCGAGGAAAACGAGACGCGACTGGCGTACACCGACGCCGCGGTCGAGGTGTGCGAGCGGTCGCCGGGCAACGTCCTCGTCGGGATGCCGAACTACGCCGAGGCGGAGTGGATGGCGGGCGCGCTCGAAGCCCGCGTCGATAAGCCCGTCCTCCTCGACGAGTCGTCCGACGACGGTGCGACGGAGCGACTCAAGCGCGACTTCTTCGGCGGCGAGGGGAAAGTGCTCGTGACGAGCCTCCGCGGCACGCTCACCGAGGGCGTCGATTACAGCGGCGACAAGCTCTCTGCCGCGGTCGTCTGCGGCGTCCCGCTCATCAACACGTCGTCGCCGCGGACCCGCGCGGTGAAGACCGCCTACGACCGCGAGTTCGGAGACGGCTTCGAGACGGCCTTGACCGTTCCCGCGGTCAGAAAGGCGCGACAGGCCATCGGGCGCGTCATCCGCGGCACCGACGAGGTCGGCGTCCGCGTCTTCGTCGACGCTCGGTACGCCCGCGACTCGTGGAACGGCGTCCGCGACTACCTACCGGCACAGGAGCGCGAGGAGTTCAGACCCGTCAGCCCGGACATGCTCGGCTTCGGCCTCGACCAGTTCTGGTCGTCGGCCGAGTAG
- a CDS encoding DUF7576 family protein → MVDPTSDLEANVDPEDAPTCATCGEPIANNPTHHVVTWVEDDAVQARHFCDDDCRDAWDDER, encoded by the coding sequence ATGGTCGATCCCACGTCCGATTTGGAAGCGAACGTAGACCCGGAAGACGCCCCGACCTGCGCGACGTGCGGGGAGCCGATTGCGAACAACCCGACGCATCACGTCGTTACGTGGGTCGAAGACGACGCTGTGCAGGCGCGGCACTTCTGCGACGACGACTGCCGGGACGCGTGGGACGACGAACGCTGA
- a CDS encoding PAS domain-containing sensor histidine kinase: MTDGSPRSVDGPSSAERELRQRLDILATFNEVIADVNETIVDAAERADIERQVCERLVQTDELRFAWVGVVDETTGDVEPTAWAGDEDGYLDEIDVSVAADRPEGNGPVGRAVRSNAVQATHSIPDDPAFGPFREPALERGYGSAASVPLVYDGVRYGVLTMYAEHERAFTAELDEPISNLGHAVAHGIDTHVRRERERELERREQQLDAVFNSTVQYIGLVEPDGTVLRVNDAALDLVGDDRDDLVGARAWETPWWRGDDERVADLRAALDRAADGEFVRYEVEIDRENTDRLVVVDFSVTPVTDDEGEVSFLVLEGHDITARKERERELRREQERLEFVNRIIRHNLLNGLNVVGARADIVEEFVDDAGLTHLDTIQGRVREMTELVGTMRTFMKVIVERESHEFRPRRIDEAVGHGVESLRRESDAASVAVGRLPEISVVADDLLDEVVEHLLKNAVQHNDKPDPAVEVEVAAGDDAVELRVSDNGPGVPDEEKHRIVDQRIEDLSNPGNGFGLFLVREIVESYGGTVEIEDNDRGGATFVVTLPRA, translated from the coding sequence ATGACAGACGGCTCTCCGCGGTCGGTCGACGGGCCGTCGTCGGCCGAGCGCGAACTGCGCCAGCGGCTCGACATCCTCGCGACGTTCAACGAAGTGATTGCGGACGTGAACGAGACCATCGTCGACGCCGCCGAGCGGGCGGACATCGAGCGGCAGGTCTGCGAGCGACTCGTTCAGACCGACGAACTCCGGTTCGCGTGGGTCGGCGTCGTCGACGAGACGACCGGCGACGTGGAGCCGACCGCGTGGGCCGGCGACGAGGACGGCTACCTCGACGAGATAGACGTGTCGGTGGCGGCGGACCGGCCCGAGGGTAACGGTCCCGTCGGCCGCGCGGTCCGGTCGAACGCGGTGCAGGCGACCCACAGCATCCCCGACGACCCGGCGTTCGGCCCGTTCCGAGAGCCGGCGCTCGAACGCGGCTACGGCTCGGCGGCGTCGGTGCCGCTCGTCTACGACGGCGTCCGCTACGGCGTGCTCACGATGTACGCCGAACACGAGCGGGCGTTCACCGCGGAGCTCGACGAGCCGATTTCGAACCTCGGCCACGCCGTCGCCCACGGCATCGACACCCACGTCCGGCGGGAGCGCGAGCGCGAACTCGAACGCCGCGAGCAACAGCTCGACGCGGTGTTCAACAGCACCGTCCAGTACATCGGGCTGGTCGAACCAGACGGAACGGTGCTCCGGGTGAACGACGCCGCGCTCGACCTCGTCGGCGACGACCGCGACGACCTGGTGGGGGCGCGGGCGTGGGAGACGCCGTGGTGGCGCGGCGACGACGAGCGCGTCGCCGACCTCCGGGCCGCCCTCGACCGCGCGGCGGACGGGGAGTTCGTCCGCTACGAGGTCGAAATCGACCGCGAGAACACCGACCGACTGGTCGTCGTCGACTTCTCTGTCACGCCGGTCACCGACGACGAGGGCGAGGTGTCGTTTCTGGTCCTCGAAGGCCACGACATCACCGCCCGCAAGGAGCGAGAGCGGGAGCTGCGACGCGAACAGGAGCGACTGGAGTTCGTCAACCGCATCATCCGCCACAACCTCCTCAACGGCTTGAACGTGGTCGGCGCGCGGGCGGACATCGTCGAGGAGTTCGTGGACGACGCGGGGCTGACCCACCTCGACACGATACAGGGGCGCGTCCGCGAGATGACCGAACTCGTCGGGACGATGCGGACGTTCATGAAAGTCATCGTCGAACGCGAGTCCCACGAGTTCCGCCCGCGTCGAATCGACGAGGCGGTCGGCCACGGCGTGGAGTCGCTCCGGCGGGAGTCCGACGCCGCGAGCGTCGCCGTCGGGCGACTACCGGAGATTTCGGTCGTCGCCGACGACCTGCTGGACGAGGTCGTCGAGCACCTGCTGAAAAACGCCGTCCAGCACAACGACAAGCCGGACCCTGCGGTCGAAGTCGAGGTGGCCGCCGGCGACGACGCGGTCGAACTCCGCGTCTCCGACAACGGGCCGGGCGTCCCCGACGAGGAGAAACACCGCATCGTCGACCAGCGCATCGAGGACCTGTCGAACCCGGGCAACGGCTTCGGGCTGTTTCTGGTCCGCGAAATCGTCGAGAGCTACGGCGGCACGGTCGAAATCGAGGACAACGACCGCGGCGGAGCCACGTTCGTCGTCACGCTCCCGCGGGCGTGA
- a CDS encoding sulfite exporter TauE/SafE family protein, with product MSVFELLGMSAGMLALFVAFGVLIGVLFGFFGMGGSFLVTPALLVMGYPSRVAVGSGLAFVFGTSVIATLKHRDLGQVDYKLGISMIIGTTVGLEVGKEIVLYLEELGLAGNIISVTYVLLLGGIGLFVTYEALKGGDGGGVSHDVDGDADIDADDIPELAKKIQSYSLPPMITLRGGVKVSLWMILLLAFATGLLSGFLGVGGGFIRMPALFYLIGVPVPIAVGTDLFEIMFSGGIGSFLYAQSGGVDLSIVAPLLAGSALGARVGSAATSIVDEDEIKIYFGLMLLLGALAVAVRQAGNYLGVGVLDYVSLALILGSALMVSGAVLYSAVKSMRAPSTAGSSTAD from the coding sequence GTGAGCGTGTTCGAACTACTCGGCATGTCTGCCGGGATGCTGGCCCTCTTCGTCGCGTTCGGGGTTCTCATCGGCGTCCTGTTCGGCTTCTTCGGCATGGGTGGGTCGTTCCTCGTGACGCCCGCGCTGCTCGTCATGGGCTACCCCTCGCGCGTGGCCGTCGGCTCCGGGCTCGCGTTCGTCTTCGGGACCTCCGTCATCGCGACACTGAAGCACCGCGACCTCGGACAGGTCGACTACAAACTCGGCATCTCGATGATTATCGGGACCACGGTCGGCCTCGAAGTCGGGAAGGAAATCGTCCTCTACCTCGAAGAGCTCGGACTCGCCGGTAACATCATCAGCGTCACGTACGTGCTGCTTCTCGGCGGTATCGGGCTGTTCGTCACCTACGAGGCGCTGAAGGGCGGCGACGGCGGCGGCGTCAGCCACGACGTGGACGGCGACGCCGACATCGACGCCGACGACATCCCCGAGTTAGCCAAGAAGATTCAGAGCTACTCGCTCCCCCCGATGATAACCCTCCGCGGCGGCGTCAAGGTCTCGCTGTGGATGATTCTCTTGCTCGCGTTCGCCACGGGGCTCCTCTCGGGTTTCCTCGGCGTCGGCGGCGGCTTCATCCGCATGCCCGCGCTGTTCTACCTCATCGGCGTCCCCGTACCCATCGCGGTCGGGACCGACCTGTTCGAAATCATGTTCTCGGGCGGCATCGGCTCGTTCCTCTACGCGCAGTCCGGCGGCGTCGACCTCTCTATCGTCGCGCCGCTGCTCGCCGGCTCCGCGCTCGGCGCGCGCGTCGGCTCCGCGGCGACCTCCATCGTCGACGAGGACGAAATCAAGATTTACTTCGGCCTGATGCTGCTTCTCGGCGCGCTCGCTGTCGCCGTGCGACAGGCCGGGAACTATCTCGGCGTGGGCGTCCTCGACTACGTCAGCCTCGCGCTCATCCTCGGGTCGGCGCTCATGGTCTCCGGCGCGGTGCTTTACAGCGCCGTCAAGTCCATGCGCGCGCCCTCGACTGCCGGGAGTTCGACCGCCGACTGA
- a CDS encoding response regulator produces MTQTHTHDAPIVLLVDDEAALADSLALWLERRYRVRVAYTGREALQSFDDDVDLVFLDRNLPGLSGESVLEELRRRADPASFGVVMLSATPDDELTALLVDDVLTKPVTKGDVFDAAARLIDDTPEATLD; encoded by the coding sequence ATGACACAGACTCACACTCACGACGCGCCGATCGTCCTCCTCGTCGACGACGAGGCCGCCCTCGCCGACAGCCTCGCGCTGTGGCTCGAACGACGCTACCGCGTCCGGGTCGCCTACACCGGGCGCGAGGCGCTCCAGTCGTTCGACGACGACGTCGACCTCGTCTTTCTCGACCGCAACCTCCCCGGTCTCTCCGGCGAGTCCGTCCTCGAAGAACTCCGCCGCCGAGCCGACCCGGCGTCGTTCGGCGTCGTCATGCTCAGCGCCACGCCCGACGACGAGCTAACCGCCCTCCTGGTCGACGACGTGCTCACGAAACCCGTCACCAAAGGCGACGTGTTCGACGCCGCCGCTCGACTCATCGACGACACGCCCGAAGCAACACTCGACTAA
- a CDS encoding UPF0058 family protein gives MKKNELIHVHSLLVEIATDYRDGGILTSADLEPYNRLGIAPMALRDCRADHERAVRTLTTTLAVCAARDLDRDAEAVPGRHLLRSDETASTDTDQRAPSY, from the coding sequence ATGAAGAAAAACGAGCTCATCCACGTCCACTCGCTGCTCGTGGAAATCGCCACGGACTACCGCGACGGCGGGATACTCACGAGCGCCGACCTCGAACCGTACAACCGACTGGGAATCGCCCCGATGGCCCTCCGGGACTGCCGCGCCGACCACGAGCGCGCCGTCCGGACGCTCACGACCACCCTCGCGGTCTGCGCGGCCCGCGACCTCGACCGCGACGCGGAGGCGGTGCCCGGCCGACACCTGCTCCGGTCCGACGAGACGGCCAGCACGGACACCGACCAGCGCGCCCCCTCGTACTGA